The Neisseria subflava genomic interval AAAAAGGAAAATTTGTCGATAATCAGCTTGAGGATAGTTAACTTAAGTCAAAGTTTTAAATTGAAATACGCTATAGTCATTATAATATATTGACGAAAAAATTACATTTATTGCTATATAAATGATAAATATATTCTATTGAATATGATTTAATTATTAAGCTGAGGCAATTAGACGGATTTTTTTTTGGAGAACCCATTTAATGTCCTGCCCGATGATTTCCACCGATTGACTTTGCCAAGGGCCGTCTGAAAGTAGGGCGGCCGGATTTTCAGAAAGGGAGAAAAGAGGTTTGCCTGCGCCTAACAGTTTCGGCGCTTGGTAGAGGACGATTTCATCCACCAAGTCATCCTTCAGGAAGGCTGAAGCAAGTGTGGAGCCGGCTTCTACCAGAACTTCGCCAAAGCCAAACTCTGCCAGTTGCGGCATGAGTGAAAGAAGATTGATGCGGCCGTTGATGTGTTCAGACGGCCTGATGATGCGGATATGTTCAAATGTGCGTAGAGCCTGCAAACGTTGTTCGTTTGAGGAAAGGGTAACGATAACGGTCGGGCTTTCAGTATCGGTAACGAGGTGGCAGTCCAAAGGGATTTGCAGTCGGCTGTCCAAGACGATACGCGCAGGTTGGCGCAGGGTGGGGAAGCAGCGGACGTTGAGTTTCGGGTTGTCGGCAAGTACGGTACCGATACCGGTCAAAACGGCGCAACTTTCGGCACGGAGAATTTGTACGTCTTCGCGTGCTGCTTCGCCGGTAATCCAAAAGCTGCGGCCGTCTGAAAGGGCGGTTTTGCCGTCTAAACTGGCGGCGCATTTGAGGCGAACAAACGGTCTGCCGCGTTCGATACGCGACAGGAAACCGCGGTTGAGTTCGCGCGCCTGAGCTTCCAACAAACCGCTTTCGGTACGTATTCCGGCGGCTTCCAGCATAGATAAGCCTTTGCCTGCGACCAACGGGTTAGGGTCAGTCATGGCGGCGACCACGCGCGTTACGCCGGAATGAACCAGCGCTTCGGCACATGGCGGTGTGCGACCATAATGGCTGCAAGGTTCCAGCGTGACATAGGCGGTTGCGCCTTTTGCCGCCGCTCCGGCCTGCCTCAACGCATGAACTTCAGCGTGCGGTTCGCCTGCTTTGACGTGGAAACCTTGTCCGACGATTTGGGCACCGTGTGCAATTACGCAGCCGACGCGGGGATTGGGGGAAGTAGAAAACCGCCCAAGCTTGGCCAGCTCGAGGGCGGTTTGCATCATTTGGGTATCAAGTGCGGAAAACATGGTTTCAGACGGCCTTATTTGGCTTTACATTCGGCAATGACTTGGGTGAATTCGGAAACGTCTTTAAAGCTTTTATAGACAGACGCGAAGCGGACATAAGCGACTTGATCGATTTTTGCCAGCTCTTCCATTGCCATTTCACCAACGATGTGCGAAGCGACTTCTTTTTTGCCCAAACGGTAGAGGCGTTGCTCGATAAGGGCAACGGTTTCATCGATTTGTTCTTGCGTAACAGGGCGTTTGTGCAGCGCGCGCTCAAGGCTGGTCTGCAGTTTATGCGGATTGAAGGGAACCCGTGTGCTGTCGGATTTGATGACTTGCGGCATCCGCATTTCAACGGTTTCAAAGGTGCTGAAGCGTTGTCCGCATTCCAAGCATTTGCGACGGCGACGGATGCTGTTGGTGTCTTCCAGCCATCGCGAGTCGGTTACTTGTGTGTTGGGGTGTTGGCAAAACGGGCACTTCATCGGGTTTCCTTGTCATACGCTCGGCAAGGTCGCTAAGCAATTGAATTTATTGTTTGTGACCTATTATTGTAGCGGATTGCGCTATTTTCGTATAGTAAAGGCTTTTTCGCTGGATTAAGTATAAAAAGGCCGTCTGAAAGGGCAACTTGAGTGAAGTTGAGCTTTTCAGACGGCCTTGAGTTTTTCAGTCAATCAACAGTTAAACCGATACGCCGACGGCGCGGGCAATTTCCAAACCTTCTTCCGCACTCATATAAACCGGATTTTCGGGGCGGTCGCTGCGGACGATATCGCCGTCTTGAAACATCACCAATTCATTGACTGCCAACTGCGACCAAGTTTCATCGCGCGTCAGGGGCAGGGTGGCGATGACGGAGACCTTATCGTTTGGTGTGGTCACTTTGGAAAAATCGACCATCACGTCGTCGTCCAGCAGGCGTGCTTTGCCAAACGGGGCTTTGCGCACGATGTAGTGCAGCAAGGTACTGGCATGGGCAAACAGGCAGTCGCCGTTGGACATCACAAAGTTGAACAAACCGTGGCGGCGGATTTCATGGGTTAGGCCGGCAATGGCGTCAAACAAAACTTCAGGTTCGGGCTTGGTGGCAAAGCGACTGCGCAGGCGGTTGAGGATAAAGCAGAATGCGCGTTCGGAATCGGTTGAACCGACGGCATGGTAGTACTCGCCCTGCTCGGGGAAAAAATCAATCAAATGGCCGTTGTGTGCAAACAGCCAATATTCGCCCCACATCTCGCGCATGAAGGGATGAGTGTTCGCCAATGAGGTCTGGCCTTGTGAGGCCTTGCGGATATGGGCGATAACGTTTTCGGATTTGATCTGATAGGCGCGTACCAAGTCGGCAACAGGCGAGTTGGCGCTGGGCTTGTCGTCGTGAAACAAGCGCACGCCTTTGCCTTCAAAAAAGCCGATACCGAAGCCGTCGGCGTGGTAATCGGTAATGCCGCCACGACGGCGGAAGCCTTCAAAAGAAAACATGATGTCTGTGGGAGTGTTGCAATTCATGCCGAGCAGTTGGCACATGGCGTTAACCTTTTTTTCGGGTATTTATAGGGTCATTATGGTGTATCGGGCAGGCAGTTTCAATATATTCTTTGCCGTTTTGGGGCAGGTGATACAGGTCGTATCGAATTAAAAATAAATATTTTCGCCTTATTGGAGATTTTTAGGATATTTGCTAATTCTGTGCTAACACTTCCCCTATAAAATGTTTTGTAGAACAAAAAGACCTCCTCACATAACGATATGTTCTACTCACAACGAAACATAATTTTCCCCACCATCGTCTTACCTCAAGGAGTGTTCAATGAAACTGAATCTGCAAAAAACCACCGCTGCTGTTTTGGCTGTTGTGTTCAGCGCAGGCGCATTTGCCGCTAATAATGCCTATAACCCATTCGAGTATGGCTACAAAAATCACAAATACGGCAAAAAATGGGGTAAGCCTGCATCTGAAGCCGAAGGCGAAAAAGTGATGAAAAATGCAGCCTACCGTTCAGGAGTGTATTACACCAACGTAAACCGCATTCCGGCAAAAGCAGACCGCAACGGCGTGAAAACCGTACAGGTCAACGACGCATACACCCGTCAAAACCTCGGCCGTTATGCGTTCAACACCATCAAGAGCGGCGGCTCTGAAGTGTATTACGGCGAGTGGGTCGGTAAAGAATACGCCAAAGGCACCAACCGCGGCGTTTTCTACTCAGGCGACAAACGCGCTACCTCTATGCCGGTATCCGGCGTAGCCAACTACGCCGTCAAAGGTATCAACAACTACACCGGCAACAACCCGATGGTCGGTACTTTGCGCGCAGACTTCGGTCAACGCGTCTTGGCAGGTTCTATGAAAAACAACGCTGTACAGATGGACATCCATTCCCGCATCAAACCGTCCAGCGCATCGTTTGAAGGCTACGCCCGCGCCAACGGCCACTTCGGTAAAACCGAAGGCCACTTCTTCGGTCACAACGCAAGCGCGCTGGCCGGTGTTGCCAAGTTTAAAACCGACCGCAACTTGGATACGGCATTCGGCGGTGTAAAACGCTAAAATCCGTAGTTAAGTAAAATGAAAGCCTGCTTCACGCAGGCTTTTTTAAACACCAGCCCGCCAACCTTCTCAAGGTCGTCTGAAAACTGCCGACCGGAAAGCCGACATCATGTACAAACCGTCTGCCTGCCTTATCCTCTTTCTCGCCGCCCCCGTCCTTGCCGCGCCCCGTTCTGACTTTTCAGACGACCGTACCGCGCAACGCCTGTGGCAGGACACCCGCCAAACCATGCAGGAACAGGAACAAAAAGTGCGCGAATACCACCTCGACATTCCCTCGGAAAACATCGGGCAGACAGCCGAAACCGATCCCGAAGCCGACCAAGGCGAAGCCCTGTTCAACGCCGTCAACCACAGCGACTGGCAGACCGTGCGCCCGCTGCTCGAGCGTTATACACAGCAAACCGAATACGACCCCGACATCGCCCTCTTTGCCCGCGCCTCGCTCGCCCGCGGCGAAGGCAGGTGGAAAGCCGCCAAACAAGACTACGAAACCCTGCTGCAACGCCACTCCGACTTCACGCGCGGACGGCTCGATTACGCCCGCCTGCTCTTTGAAGGTCGTCTGAACCGCGAAGCCACTTCCGAATTTATGCGCCTTCAAAACGAAGACCTGCCCGAAGCCGTCAAAGAAAACATCGGACATTTCCGCGATTCCTTAAACCAACGCCAAAGCTGGCAGGGCAGCCTTTCCGTCGGCGCCGTCCACAACAGCAACATCAACGAAGCCAGCGGCACAACGTGGTGTAAAACCGAAATCGACGGCGAATGTTGGGAAGAATTTTCAGGCGACAAGCCCATTTCCGCCAACGGCATCAAATACGAAGCCACCGCCGTCCGCCGCTGGCAGATTAAAGGGCATCACGGCATCGCCGCCCGCGCGCTCGGCTACGGCCGCTTCTACCGCGACCATAAAGACTTCAACGAACACACGCTCAACCTCAGCGCAGGCTACCAGTTTGAAAACCACCGCCACACCTTCGCCCTTGCCCCGCTTGTCGAATGGAACGGCAGCGGCGGCAAAACCCTCAACCGCGCCTACGGCGTACGCAGCGAGTGGAACCTCGACAAAGGCAGCTGGACTTGGAACACCGAAGCCGAGTGGAAACACCTCTCCTATTCCGACAAAACCCGCCTGCTCGACGGCAACCTCATCTCCGTTTACAACACCCTGTCCTACTTCCCGCGCAACGACCTCATGCTCTACGGCGGCATAGACTGGCAGCAGCGCAAAGCCAAAGAACCGGTGGACAGCTACCGCCTCATCTCCGCACGGCTGGGTGCGGCGAAAATGTTTGAAGCCGGTTTCGACGCCTCCGCCTCCGCCACCTTCGGCATCCGCGGCCACCGCGAAGAAAACGCCGTACTCGAACAACGCCGCCGCGACAAAGAGCAGACCTACCACCTCAGCATAGGCACGGACCGCTGGAAATTCGCCGGTCTCAAGCCCGTCCTCAGCTACAAACACCGCCGCGTTAGCGGCAACACCGACTGGCTGTACAGCTACAAACAAAACGCAGTCAGT includes:
- the ribD gene encoding bifunctional diaminohydroxyphosphoribosylaminopyrimidine deaminase/5-amino-6-(5-phosphoribosylamino)uracil reductase RibD — encoded protein: MFSALDTQMMQTALELAKLGRFSTSPNPRVGCVIAHGAQIVGQGFHVKAGEPHAEVHALRQAGAAAKGATAYVTLEPCSHYGRTPPCAEALVHSGVTRVVAAMTDPNPLVAGKGLSMLEAAGIRTESGLLEAQARELNRGFLSRIERGRPFVRLKCAASLDGKTALSDGRSFWITGEAAREDVQILRAESCAVLTGIGTVLADNPKLNVRCFPTLRQPARIVLDSRLQIPLDCHLVTDTESPTVIVTLSSNEQRLQALRTFEHIRIIRPSEHINGRINLLSLMPQLAEFGFGEVLVEAGSTLASAFLKDDLVDEIVLYQAPKLLGAGKPLFSLSENPAALLSDGPWQSQSVEIIGQDIKWVLQKKIRLIASA
- the nrdR gene encoding transcriptional regulator NrdR, whose product is MKCPFCQHPNTQVTDSRWLEDTNSIRRRRKCLECGQRFSTFETVEMRMPQVIKSDSTRVPFNPHKLQTSLERALHKRPVTQEQIDETVALIEQRLYRLGKKEVASHIVGEMAMEELAKIDQVAYVRFASVYKSFKDVSEFTQVIAECKAK
- a CDS encoding class II glutamine amidotransferase; its protein translation is MCQLLGMNCNTPTDIMFSFEGFRRRGGITDYHADGFGIGFFEGKGVRLFHDDKPSANSPVADLVRAYQIKSENVIAHIRKASQGQTSLANTHPFMREMWGEYWLFAHNGHLIDFFPEQGEYYHAVGSTDSERAFCFILNRLRSRFATKPEPEVLFDAIAGLTHEIRRHGLFNFVMSNGDCLFAHASTLLHYIVRKAPFGKARLLDDDVMVDFSKVTTPNDKVSVIATLPLTRDETWSQLAVNELVMFQDGDIVRSDRPENPVYMSAEEGLEIARAVGVSV
- a CDS encoding Slam-dependent surface lipoprotein, with the protein product MKLNLQKTTAAVLAVVFSAGAFAANNAYNPFEYGYKNHKYGKKWGKPASEAEGEKVMKNAAYRSGVYYTNVNRIPAKADRNGVKTVQVNDAYTRQNLGRYAFNTIKSGGSEVYYGEWVGKEYAKGTNRGVFYSGDKRATSMPVSGVANYAVKGINNYTGNNPMVGTLRADFGQRVLAGSMKNNAVQMDIHSRIKPSSASFEGYARANGHFGKTEGHFFGHNASALAGVAKFKTDRNLDTAFGGVKR
- a CDS encoding surface lipoprotein assembly modifier — encoded protein: MYKPSACLILFLAAPVLAAPRSDFSDDRTAQRLWQDTRQTMQEQEQKVREYHLDIPSENIGQTAETDPEADQGEALFNAVNHSDWQTVRPLLERYTQQTEYDPDIALFARASLARGEGRWKAAKQDYETLLQRHSDFTRGRLDYARLLFEGRLNREATSEFMRLQNEDLPEAVKENIGHFRDSLNQRQSWQGSLSVGAVHNSNINEASGTTWCKTEIDGECWEEFSGDKPISANGIKYEATAVRRWQIKGHHGIAARALGYGRFYRDHKDFNEHTLNLSAGYQFENHRHTFALAPLVEWNGSGGKTLNRAYGVRSEWNLDKGSWTWNTEAEWKHLSYSDKTRLLDGNLISVYNTLSYFPRNDLMLYGGIDWQQRKAKEPVDSYRLISARLGAAKMFEAGFDASASATFGIRGHREENAVLEQRRRDKEQTYHLSIGTDRWKFAGLKPVLSYKHRRVSGNTDWLYSYKQNAVSLSLVKSF